In Pelosinus sp. UFO1, one genomic interval encodes:
- a CDS encoding S1C family serine protease — translation MFRRIGPLFLIAVMGALIGGSLVLAYGGSFLTKPMSQNATPVEQLLTTPTAKAQVSEARNTPIVRAAQAVGPAVVGITNKAYAQSSFKKKVLVEQGTGSGVIFDANGYIATNNHVVENAQEITVSLADGRVLTGRVLGADPATDLAVVKVEATGLPIAVLGDSDSLLVGEPAIAIGNPLGLEFKGSVTAGVISALNRSIEIGERKFKLIQTDAAINPGNSGGALVNADGVVVGINSAKISVAGVEGIGFSIPINTARPILQSLIEKGRVVRAYLGVGILDRNTAAAYGYELAIDKGVYLVQVAKGGPAGKAGLKEGDIILKIAETEINSVADLRGAVDAQAVGGTVSVTIVRKGQQQVVNVLLEEMPSQQ, via the coding sequence ATGTTTAGAAGGATTGGGCCTCTATTTTTGATTGCTGTCATGGGGGCACTGATTGGTGGTAGTTTAGTACTAGCATATGGTGGCAGCTTTCTAACAAAGCCAATGTCACAAAATGCAACACCTGTTGAGCAGTTACTTACAACACCTACTGCTAAGGCACAAGTGTCAGAAGCACGTAATACTCCGATTGTCAGAGCCGCGCAAGCTGTTGGCCCCGCAGTCGTGGGAATAACAAATAAAGCGTATGCTCAGAGTTCTTTTAAAAAGAAAGTACTTGTAGAACAAGGGACTGGATCAGGTGTGATTTTTGATGCCAATGGATATATTGCTACCAATAATCACGTGGTAGAAAATGCTCAGGAAATTACGGTATCTTTAGCTGATGGGCGAGTGCTAACAGGGCGAGTCCTTGGTGCCGATCCTGCTACGGATTTGGCAGTAGTAAAAGTAGAAGCCACTGGCTTACCTATCGCTGTATTAGGTGACTCAGACAGTCTGCTTGTGGGGGAACCAGCTATTGCTATTGGTAATCCTCTTGGTTTAGAGTTTAAGGGAAGTGTAACTGCTGGGGTGATTAGCGCCTTAAATCGCTCTATTGAAATTGGTGAGCGCAAGTTTAAATTAATTCAAACAGATGCTGCGATTAACCCAGGGAATTCAGGAGGAGCATTAGTCAATGCTGATGGAGTAGTTGTTGGTATTAACAGCGCCAAGATATCCGTTGCTGGTGTAGAAGGAATTGGTTTTTCCATTCCTATAAATACGGCTAGACCAATATTGCAATCGCTAATAGAGAAAGGTCGTGTAGTAAGGGCTTACTTAGGAGTGGGAATTTTAGATCGGAATACGGCTGCTGCCTATGGCTATGAACTCGCGATAGATAAAGGAGTTTATTTAGTGCAAGTCGCAAAGGGTGGCCCAGCAGGTAAGGCTGGACTTAAGGAAGGCGATATTATTTTAAAGATAGCAGAGACAGAGATTAACAGTGTAGCAGATCTAAGAGGTGCAGTTGATGCTCAGGCTGTTGGTGGTACCGTAAGTGTTACTATTGTACGTAAAGGTCAGCAGCAGGTTGTGAACGTACTTTTAGAAGAAATGCCGAGTCAGCAGTAA
- the rlmH gene encoding 23S rRNA (pseudouridine(1915)-N(3))-methyltransferase RlmH: MKITIVAVGKIKEKYLTMGIAEFVKRLTPYCRLSIIEVDEERMPDNPSDAEKVKVLFKEGERMLKHVKEGTHLIVLDVVGKLASSEELAEKISILGISGKSDITFVIGGAFGLSPDIVKAASERLSFSKMTFTHQMIRLLLVEQVYRAFKINRGEPYHL; this comes from the coding sequence ATGAAAATTACCATTGTTGCCGTTGGCAAAATAAAAGAAAAATATCTTACCATGGGCATTGCTGAATTTGTTAAACGTCTTACCCCTTACTGCCGCTTATCAATTATAGAGGTCGACGAAGAACGCATGCCCGATAACCCTTCTGATGCCGAAAAAGTGAAGGTTCTATTTAAAGAAGGGGAACGTATGTTAAAACACGTTAAGGAAGGGACACACCTTATTGTCCTTGATGTGGTTGGCAAGCTAGCTTCCTCAGAAGAGCTGGCAGAAAAAATCAGTATCCTAGGTATTTCCGGGAAAAGTGATATCACTTTCGTCATTGGTGGTGCCTTTGGTCTTTCCCCCGATATAGTCAAAGCAGCCAGCGAACGGTTGTCTTTCTCTAAGATGACCTTTACTCATCAGATGATACGCTTGTTATTAGTTGAACAGGTGTATCGGGCATTTAAGATTAATCGGGGGGAACCGTATCATTTGTAG
- a CDS encoding CdaR family transcriptional regulator: MQKKDCILFYGSRAYNLFANNVNEMELYNYYMQTVAPMIDYDTNHKSELVTTFEAFLECNSNIKETSQFFFVHRHTLKYRLNRIHEITGFDPENSQHQFQLQLGLISARLLTKI, translated from the coding sequence TTGCAAAAAAAAGATTGTATATTATTTTATGGATCTCGGGCCTATAATTTATTTGCAAATAACGTAAATGAAATGGAATTATACAATTATTACATGCAAACGGTAGCGCCAATGATTGATTATGATACCAATCATAAAAGTGAGCTGGTAACTACTTTTGAAGCTTTTCTGGAATGCAATAGCAATATTAAAGAAACCTCACAATTTTTTTTTGTGCATAGGCATACTTTGAAATATCGCTTAAATCGTATTCATGAAATCACGGGATTTGACCCTGAAAATTCTCAACATCAATTTCAACTGCAACTAGGATTAATTTCCGCCCGCCTGCTAACTAAAATTTAG
- a CDS encoding LrgB family protein — translation MQINYRPEIHKIIYNLFFATDRRHLGGIPALTAAFVITTGIIGTRLSPIVFRWMKQVSPITKGLMLGVAAHGAGTAKAQEYGKMETAIASLAMIFMGIITTLLAPEVVPLCFQFLGIN, via the coding sequence TTGCAAATAAATTATAGGCCCGAGATCCATAAAATAATATACAATCTTTTTTTTGCAACCGATCGGCGACATCTTGGCGGAATCCCTGCGCTGACAGCCGCCTTCGTAATTACCACCGGTATTATCGGCACTAGACTGAGTCCTATAGTTTTCCGCTGGATGAAGCAGGTCAGTCCTATAACCAAAGGACTGATGCTTGGCGTGGCCGCTCACGGAGCGGGAACTGCCAAGGCGCAGGAATATGGCAAAATGGAAACGGCCATTGCCAGTCTGGCGATGATCTTTATGGGCATTATTACAACGCTGCTCGCCCCGGAGGTTGTACCGTTGTGTTTTCAGTTTCTTGGTATAAATTGA